The region TGCCTCCTCAGATATTATCTATACTAGACCTTCTCAAAGCGCCGTTGACCAGCCCCGCCGCTTATATCCCCTCAGTCCTGCGGCTCACATTCACCTCTCTCTCAACGCCGGTCGCCGCCTAGATGTGTCGCCTGACTTGCCACCGTCCTCCACTCTCGTCTCAGATTTGACCCCAAAGTCAAGCGGCAGGCAGCAGCAGCAGGTTCCTGTGTCGCCATGAGATGGATGGGGAAGCGGGGGTTGGATGGGGAGAGCCCGCACTGGCCGAGAAGACGGACGAGAACTGGCGGCCCCGGAGCTACCTCGCTGCCGCGTCCAGTTCGACCCTGCCTCCTACAAGCACGGCGACTTCTTCGACACCGTCTGGGCGGGCCACGACCTAACCACGCCCAATCTCTTCAGGTCAGTACAGtctatgtttttaaggcggtaaggcgagGCGAGGCGCTGGGGGGCGCCTCACTGCCTAAGCGCTGAGGCATAAGGCGAGGCGACGCCTTAGAGACTTGTAAGCAACAGAATTAAGTAGAATTTGGTAGGCATTAAGCAACTAGGCATACAGCCATACACACCTTGCAACTGATTGTTGTAGAGCCCCCATCCTCTTTGCACTTGCTTTTCTCCCCAACAGAATTCTGCATCAACATGAAGTCATGAACAAATATGTTAGAATAATGTATCACTTACCAGTGCACATTCcacaaaaaatagaaataaaagtgaGGCAGCGAACAAAAGTGGAAAGAAAGATAGCAAGTATGAGTGCAACTGCAATCTGCAATGCATGGCATATTACATAACCATTAACCAATTCAAATGACACAAGTCCAGTAGTCCACATAAGACATACAGAATAATAGATAATTCCAGCATAGCAAAAGGGATAAAGGTGGCCAGCTCAGCTCTCTCATGTCTCTCCACTCTCAAAGACTCAATCAAAAGTCATCATCATCAAACTCATTGGCATTGGTGTTGTCTTCACCATCTTGGTCAACATTAGTTGGCTCTTGATCGTCATTGCtcacatcatcatcatcctcaacgtAGTCTGAATCCTCCCCCTCCGCATTGGGCATACTGTTGCTCTTGCTTGTTGTTGCTGtactgcagaggaggaggagctgctggacaggaggatgaggaggagctgctggacaggaggaagaggaggaggagctgctggacaggaggaagaggaggagctgcTGGACAGGAGGAACCGttggagaggagggggaggagctgctggagaggaggaggaacCAGATCTGCTGGAGAGGAGCCACTGAAGAgaaggagggggaggagtgtgtggatTGGGggttgtttctctctctctctctctctttctcccctcTTACCTGTTGGCGCCAACATGATTCCAGTTTCCCGCCTAAAACAGCTCCCCTGCCTGCCTGGCAAGCTAAGGCGTCCAAAATGGACTAAGGCAACGCCTCGGACGCCTAGGCAAACACCTCGGACGCCTTATAGCTTAAGGCGGACGCCTTAGACACCCACCTAAGGCGAGGTGGACGCCTTGCCCTCGCAGGGCGCCCTGACGCCTAAGCGTCGCCTAGGCGACGCCTTAGGGACGCCTTGAAAACAGAGAGTACAGTACAGTACAGTAGGCAATTTGGGCTTTTTTTGTGAAACTGAAATTGAGGAAATTTTGACACAAATACATGTGGAGACTGAGTTGTTTGGTCAATTAGTTAATCAGCACGTACACTAGAGACAATTTGTTGCAACATTGACACGATTATGTGATGTAGAGATAATGAGATATGCTCATGTTCTATTGCTACTCGAACCCTGATATTTACCGTGTTTTGCGTGGGTTAATATAATTGAGTATGCTGAATCCGTTGAGGAGGCCTCGTGGTTATCTATTTTTTTCACGTTTCTCGCGTAGTGGTTGGTGCCCACCTCGCAACCGTGGACTCTTGTTACCGAATTATTTGGCGATCTGGCGCTGATTTCTTGGCGCGGCCAGCAAAAAATTCTCCCACGCCGGCGCACCACGCACCAAATCAGGTCCTGAACTAACCGCCATAGTCTCCTGGTCCTCTTTGAAAACAAACACATCCTCGTTATCCAAACCAATCTAGCTCGAGGGGTGCCCGGCGTCCCTCTGCTTCCACTCCGATGGGTGGTCAGGGGTTCCTCTGCTTCCTCTGTGATGGCCGATCAATCGGCACGCGATGATCACAGTGGGGCGCCACGGTAtcattctcttctccctcctcattCCCCTCTCTCCTGGTCTCTATCACACCCCCTTAAGTACTCTTCTTCCTTCCTGACTTGCGTGATTGTGCTGATTGTCCATTATTTCTACATTGCAATTTTCTTTTTGCACGATGCATCAGTATTGGTTTGTTGGCAGTTCATAATTTTAAGTTGGCAAGTTTTCTTGTTGTACGAGTTGatcttgttttctttcttttctttctatacTATGTTAGCCGTGAACTAATTTTGTAAGAAACAGACAGAATACTTGTAGAACCTTAAATCTAGGATTTAGCTGGTATTCTCACAAAAAGGTTATGTTTTATGTGTTTACTACAGTagcaactttaaggtggtttcaccCGTTTTTAGTACAACTCGCCTGGTGCTGCAGTACATAATTTATTTTTCAGTTAATTATACTATAATCTATCATATGACTCCACTTTCTTTCTGATTCACATCACAATTAGATAGTACGCTGCATGAAAAAGTAACTCATCTCCAACTAGTATGTGCTTCTGATGGCCATTAATAACCTGAACAGTTCCCTCAGTTTCTGGTTTAGAAAGTTGAAATAGGTATTAATAAACTTGCACATTAGTTAGCTTATTTGGATAGAGCTCCTAATGACCATCTTGTTAGTTATGGCCAATGTAGGCCAAATATAGAATTGTTTGATTGATGTTCTCACTGTTACTATATAATATTTTGTAGCAATGTAGATGTCGACCGTAGTTGGATGTACAAAGAGAGACGAGGGAAGTTGATCAGTGATGCTTGGCAACATGGAGTAGATAATTTTCTAGATCATGCATTCTCATTGCCTGATGCTGCCGTAGACGGGGAATCCCGTTGTCCTTGCAGCAAGTGCTTTTGCGGTCATAAGTACACAAGGGATGTCATGACCACACACTTGTGCAGCAATGGGTTCATGTTAGGATATGAGAGATGGACTAGCCACGGGGAGTCTGATGCGCCTGAAAATGTAGAGCATGATAACGTGGGGGACGGAGATAGAATGAATGACATGCTAGTTGATGCAATTGTTGCTGAAGGAGTTTCTAAAGGTGATGAGCCAACAAAAGCTGCCAAAAAATTCTATGAAATGTTGATGGAAGCCGACAAAGATTTGCATGAGAAGACCACACAATCACGTCTATCCATTGTAGGAAGGCTAATGACTATTAAAACACAACATAATCTGTCAGAAGCTTGTTACAATGAGATGATGACTCTTATACATGACATTGTTGGGGACGATGCTGCAAAAGATCTCCCAGCAAACTTCCATAGGTCCAAGAAGCTTGTGCATAGTCTAGCAATGCCTTGCGTCAAAATTCATGCATGCCCCAATAGTTGTATGATTTACTATAAAGAGAATGAAAATAAAGAAAAATGCACTATCTGCAAAGAACCTAGATATGAGGAAACAACCGCAGGAAATAAATCTACGAAGATACCAAGAAAAGTTCTGCGCTATCTCCCAATTACTCCTAGGCTACAACGCTTGTACATGTCACAAAGCATTGCCAAGCACATGGACTATCACGCAAGGCCTCGTGACAGTGATGAAGTAATGGTTCACCCTTCTCATGGTGAAGCTTGGAAGGAATTTAATAAGGAATTTAAAAAATTTGCTGAGGAAGTAAGGAATATAAGGCTATGTCTAGCGACTGATGGCTTCACACCTTTTGGTATTAAAGCAGCCTCCTACTCGTGTTGGCCAGTATTTGTTGTACCTTATAATCTTCCACCAGAAATGTGCATGAAGCAGAGTAACCTGATCCTTGCACTAGTTATTCCCGGTCCAGATCATCCAGGAAAGAACCTAAACGTTTTTATGCAGCCTCTAGTTGACGAACTTGATGATTTGTGGAGAAATGGTGTAGAAACTTATGATAGTTATCGAAAGCAAAATTTCACCTTAAAGGCAGCTTTGCTTTGGACTATTCACGACTTTCCAGCTTATGGATTAGTAGCATGCTGGAGCACCCATGGAAAGCTTGCTTTCCCTATATGTGGATCTGACATAAAGACATTCTCATTGAAGAATGGTAGAAAGCCGTGCTGGTTTGACTGCCACAGGAGATTCCTTCCCACTAACCATGCATTTCGTAGGAGTGTGAAATGTTTTCGCAAGAAAAAAACAGTTCTAAATCCTCCACCAAAGCCCTTGTCCGGAGAAGAGGTGTATGAACAACTCAAAATTCTTGTTCATGATGAAACTGGCAAGAGTAAATTTGAGGGGTTTGGGAAGGAGCACAATTGGATCGCTATAAGTGGTTTGTGGCAACTAGAGTATTTTTCAGAAATTGCTGCTTCGCCATAACATTGATGTAATGCACAATGAGAAAAATGTATCTGAGGCTATTCTGAACACATGCCTTGATATTCCTGAGAAAACTAAGGATAACAACAAAGCACGCCTTGATGTTGCGTTATATTGTGATCGACCAAAGCTACACCTAAACAAGAATTCAAAGGGTGTGTGGAAGAAACCTAGAGCGAAATATTGTGTCAGCAAGGACGATAAAATGACCATCCTTAAGTGGTTTAAAGAAGTGAAGTTTTCTGATGGGTTTGCTGCTAATTTGAGTAAAACTGTGAACTTACATCAAAAAAAATTTATTGGGCTGAAAAGCCATGACTACCACATCATCATGGAGCGCCTCCTGCCAGTTGCCCTACGAGGCTTCATCCCGGAACCTGAATGGAAGGTCATAGCAGAGCTAAGTTTTTTTTATCGGCAACTGTGTGCCAAAGAAATTGCTCCTAAACGGATGCGTGAACTTGAGGACGAGGTTCCTGTTCTATTATGCAAGCTTGAGAAAATGTTCCCACCAGGCTTCTTCAATGTAATGCAACACCTGATAGTGCATCTCCCATATGAGGCAAGGGTTGGCGGGCCTGTGGCATATTGTTGGATGTATGTTTTTGAGAGGTATGCTAGACTATATACCTTTAAGTTGTACATCCTGTTTTAATCTATTTATATCTTGTATCACTGAAACTAAGGAAGCTTTAATTTCTGCAAAGAAAGTTGACTTTGGTACCGATGTTGGTTGGCGTCTACTATGTGAGCATTGGAGTGGTGCTGAATTTAGAGGGTTATCCTTAAGAAACAAGAGGAACAGACTTGCTAATGGGGATACAGTCTTCCATTGCAGCGGTGCGAGAAATGTTGTCGCCACACGTCAATTCCTGGTACTCTATCTTCGTCAAGCATCTTTCTTCTTATGTTTAACAGGAAAGTTTCATTTACATTGGATGATGTTTCACACTCTTGAAATGCAGACACTCAAAACAGGGAAAGACCCTGGAATTTCCGGTGCTTGGCTTCACACGCACAATTTGCATCGAGGGACCGAAGAAGAGAAGATTTGCAGTCAAAGAACTGCCAATCATTGGGTTAGTGAAATCTTGCGACTTAGCTCATTTTAATCATCATGAAAACTATTTGCACAACACTTTAGTTTACATTAATTTTTTATTTGAAAAGGAGGATTTTGATAAGGCAATGAAAAATGCTCATGGAGAAAATTGGGAAGAGGAGCACCCAGATTTAGATGGACAAATCATCTATGAAGCAGCAGGTAGAATGCCACATGGCAGGCTGGGAATTGCTAATGAGTTATTTAGCAAAGCAGAGAAGGCGAAGTTTAAGTCTAAAAGGGTGATGGCCTCACAACCGGTGCGGTCTGCTAGGGAAGACCGTCTGGAAAGAGAGAACAAACATTTGAAGCAGGAGAACAAGCGTCTTCGAGGCATTGAGCTTGTTGTGCAGGTAATCTTTCCTTCTCTTATAAATTGGAGTCTGAGTGGATAGGGTTGTGCTGACATGCTGATGTTTATAGTCATTGGCTGAGAAAGGAGGAGTGGACTTTGATGGCATAATGCAATCAGCTGCGGCAGACTTGGTAAGTTTAACCCATCTCGATGGTAGGCTTGCAGCAATGGAACTATTAAGTGATGTGTCTTTTGTGTATGATACACAGTCTGCATCAGATTCGGAAGGCGGAATTCGTAGGGGACGAGGTGGTGTGCATCAAAGCGAACCTGAAAAGGTTAGTTCATTGTTGTCGTGCCTACAAGTCTGCGGATGACCTCTCCCTTGTTCCACCGATTTTGTTTTCTCTTTGCACATTAACACATTCAGACGATATCAAGAAAGAAtttgtgtgtgcaagttaggtgcagGATTATGGGTCATGGATAGTAGTAGCGGAGACAGCAGATCCTTCATATGTTTTAATTGCAGATTTGTGAAAATAAATGCATGGTTAACTATATGGGCACATTCCTCTAAAGGATTATATCACCCAAGAGAAATGACTGCTAATGCATATAAATACTTGATGGTTGATAGAACAAGTTTATCtgcacatatatgaaaaaatgcagtgAAGACCGCCCTTGATAGCCTACAATTGCCATGGTTGTTTCTCTGTACATATGCCTTGTTTGCTTGTTTCTGTATACATATGCCTTGTTTGCGTGCATATCTAAATTTGCTCTCATTTCTTATGCGCAAAACTAGATAAATTGAAGCATGTTAATTCGAAAATCATCAATAGGCAAACATATGACAGTATGAACAATAGTTTATTTGAACTTAATGTAGAATATATTCAGGGAAAGAATTAGTACACAGGAAAGGCTTTAGCTAACCATCCCGAATATTTTTCTTAGGAATACTCTTCCTTTTTACCTAAGCATGGTTGGACCATGTTTGTTGAACCCTCTGTACAGACGCATTTCAATTAGAATACTCACATGCAGCTAGTATATGCTTTTGGTTGTTGTTTGAAACAAGATCACATGCACATATGTACAAATGTACTTTACAAACTTGAGCTAAACCGACGCTTGCTATCTCTTAAAGATCAGCCATACACGCTCATGATCATTCTAAATTGCTAGTTTCAGGATTCCAATTAGCTCTATGCTAGGTACTATATGTGAAGTATAAGAACAAAAATCATGTTATAAATATTTATGTGCAGTATAATCTATAACATTGTTGGTGTAAATTTTATGTGAGCTTTTGCCATTAAATTATTTGAATGGAAAATTATATTAACCTCTTATTGAATATGTCATTCTTAATTAGTTATATGCTCGAACTGGCCAATAGTGTTTTGTTAGTTTACTTGTTCGGCTGTGTCATAAGACTGCAAATGTAAACACTGCTGATAGTTGGGTTGCCGATAGATATCCACTGTACTTGGACAGTGCCCTCCTGCTGATTCATGTTTCCTATGAAAATCTCATGTGAAGGATCAAAAGGAAAATCGGCAATCATATTGTTACATAGTCATACTATTAAATAGCAGCTAGCAGCTTACCTGTCAATTAGAAAAAATATGTTTGGTCCCAGTAGGTCACTTGAATTTTAGCTAAATTATACTGACAACTAGTTTTATCATTACTTAGGGAATGGGAAGCAGGACTGGAGGCAGTACCAGTCATGGAACTGATGATGAGGATGACTACTATGGCAGCAAGGTTGATGATGACTATGGCGAGGGTGATCTATATGGTGATGAGCCATATGATTACTATGGCGGTGAGGGATATAATGACTATGACGATGAGGAATATAATGAGTATGGCAATGATAATGATGATTGGCCATAAAAGTCTAGTGATCTTCTAGTCATGCCAAAATCAAGTTATGTTAGATGTTTGAAATACTTTATCTTATGGACCAATTTGTCTTAGTGgacaatttatcttcgcaaaatgtGAAATATCTCAGTTATTATTTTGTTCTGAATTCGACATTTGATACTTATGGTTAATGCCATTCGGATGCAACTCAATACCTTGTGCTTGTGTATGAGATGTATTTGAAATGCCAATATTCTGAAATATTGCTATCGTACGTGTAAACACCCCTCGGTGAAAGCAATATATGAGGGGTGAGTAATGCCCTAAGGTGGCACAAATGTCTCGGTTACACAGTATGCCATGGGGGACTTTAGACCGTTGGTGAATTCAAAAATTGACGGTGATTGCTCACCCCTCGACTAACAGGTCTCTTGAAGGGTTGTATGCACCGTCGGCCATCTAAGTAGCTGACGGTTTGGTTCTCCGCATGGGTATAACTAAGTCCTATGGGTCGAATGTACCGTCAACTATTATGAAAACCGAGGAGAATCAATAACCGTCGGACAATAAATGCCCGACCAGGAACCGTCGGATATAAATGTCGTCGGGCTAAGGTGAGCCAACACGTCACAATAACATGCCCGACGGCTCACCGTCGGCTTACTACCGTAGGTGACAAAATTATCCGACCGTACCGTCGGCCATTACTCTAATGGCCGACGAAGCAAGACCGACGGGAGATGGCCGACAGTGTACCGTCGGTTTTAGTAATAGTTGACGGTGATAAAAAATATCCGATGGTGATTGGACCCTCGGTTATAATGAAATATCTAGTAGTGCTGGTAATTAATGTTTGTTCACATTTGCTTCGGTACAACCCCTAAACACATTGACCGCTGAGATCTCTTTATGCCCCTTAATAATAAATGGTACGATAGTCTTTACACCCGTGCCGATAAGCGGCGCCCTTAGCAGTTTTTCACTTTCTTTTTTTAGAAAATAGTGCAGGTAATGTGAATTAAGCTCAAGACATCTTGATCTAAGGAGGACCACCCTAACCAACTAGGACATCCAATGCTTTTGTGTActtatttcttttttttttggaCATACTTGAGTtcgcagctgggccggcccattgttgaATCGGCCATTTTATcactatttcttttttattttctctattcattttttagtttctttttcctttttaaaaaaatgttcaaattttgTTAATAAAGTAAAAATCAATACATTTAAAAGAATTTATATATGTTAGAAAACAGTTTGTTTCTTCCAAAATTTCTCAAATATCATAACACAAACATATTTTACAAAGAGCGAACAAAATTTTGAACAtagacattttttgaaaaaaaaaccggAAACCATGAACAAAAATATGAAACCAAATTATTTTGAATTTCCGCGaacattttttgtatttgtgcaggaAAAAATTGAATATGGGATTATTGTCTAAATTCCAAATAAATTTTGAAAGCACGAACATCATTTGAAAATGCAGAATTCCCGAAATCACAAAAACTTTGCATGGTACCTAGGAATTGTGTTACAAGGTCCTAGAATTTTTTTGGTCCATTACAAAGTGTCGAAAAAAGGTACTCTGAGACAGAAGCTTCCGCCCAACCCAAACACCCTATCCGATACTTTTTCCCATTTAAAttcgagaacattttttaaaattcacaaacttTGCTTTCAAATTCAAGAAACTTTTTCCATTTAAATTCGTGAAAATTTAAATTCGTTAACTTTGTTTTCAAATTCATAATCATTCTTTTGAAAAATTGTTGACATTTTTTCAAATGTTGAAAATTTGGGCCGGCCCAGTACGCAGCCACCGGAAACGATGCTGGCTTCCGGTTGGGCAACGCCTGAGTGTATTTGTTTCTAATCTATTTTTAAGATTTTTTTCGATAATTTCATTTGTTTtgctttctgaactttattattcaTCTCGAAACCTGTTTTATAATTTGAAATAATTTTGCAATAccaaataaaattatttttgaaattttttctAGAATTTAGAAAAGTGCTCCCATTTTGAAACTTTTGTTCATTTAATTTGAAAATATGTTTTTGTTTTAatgtttatataaatataaaaatgTATTTGTTATGCAATTTGTGTACAACATCAATATTACGGAATTTCTTTATAATTCTGGAAAATAGTGGTCATGTTTATAAAATTTTCATACGCTATttgaaattccaaaattgttaactaATTTCAAGAAATAATTCGGAtgtaagaaaatgttcatcttgattGATAATGATAGAAATGATATGAATgaaatgacataaagttttgccagCCTTTGGGCATGCTCATGGCAGGCCTCCATGCAAAATTTGTAGGAATTCGGACACTGAGTGCATGCCGCGTCATATCCGgcatgtgttttttgttttttcaccGAGAAAACCTTAGAATAAAATATCAAAACTCAATGAAATTTATCATGGATGTTTGGCATGGTCATGCTAGTGTATGGGAAAAAACTTTGTCCTTTATATTGATGTGAgcatttttttgaaaaataaaaagaacaaaaaggggaaaacaaaaaacaacaagaatGAAACGGAAACAAAAAATGAATGATAAACCAATCACTGATTGATATATTTTCATTTTAATTTTTATATTTAATAGATGTTCAGAAATTTTAAAAGTGTTTAATTTTTTTATGTGAGCATGTTTCTATTTAACCGAAATATAAGCAAATATTTTTGTTAAACAAATAATAGACAAACAATTTTTCTATGTAATGGATATTCAAAATTTTAATTATATTGATGTGAGCATATTTTATTTAAAAGATCAATTATTTGACATATCTATACCAAAAAATTTAAATGTGAATATTTGTACTTTATGAACAAACTTTTAAAAAGTGACCATTTTTTAAATTTTGAACATAATTCTATAAAGTGTGAGCGTtttttgaaaagaagaaagaaacaaaaaaaggaaaacaaaatagaAATAGTGATAAAAGGACCCGTTCAACAATGGCCCGGTCCAACCGCGAACTGAAGTAGAAGAAAAAAAAAGTAAATTGGCACATGTATTATGATGTCCTAGTTGGTTAGTGTGGTTCTTCTTAGACCGAGAGGTCTTGAGTTTGATTCACGTTGCTAGCGCAATATTTTGAAGTTTGATAAAAAGTGGCAAAGTGGGTACAATGCCTCGTATTTGTCACATATGCAGATGGCTATATGATACGTCCATTATGCATCATGTTTttgtactgttatttataatgttttatgcataacaatgctttttggagtaattctaatgtcttttctctcataatatgcaaggttcacataaAGAGGGAAAATTCTGGCAACtgaaaatctggacctgaaaaaaactacgtcaggctacctattctgcacaactccaaccgagctgaaacttcacgatgaatttttgtggaataaataagaattaatgaagcaaataactaccagagggggaccaccaggtgggcacaacccacctgggcgcgccagggagcccaggcgcgccctggtgggttgtgccctcctcggcccacctccggtgcccatcttctggtatataagtcattttgacctaaaaaatcaggagaggacttt is a window of Triticum dicoccoides isolate Atlit2015 ecotype Zavitan chromosome 2B, WEW_v2.0, whole genome shotgun sequence DNA encoding:
- the LOC119360206 gene encoding stress protein DDR48-like — protein: MKNAHGENWEEEHPDLDGQIIYEAAGRMPHGRLGIANELFSKAEKAKFKSKRVMASQPVRSAREDRLERENKHLKQENKRLRGIELVVQSLAEKGGVDFDGIMQSAAADLSASDSEGGIRRGRGGVHQSEPEKGMGSRTGGSTSHGTDDEDDYYGSKVDDDYGEGDLYGDEPYDYYGGEGYNDYDDEEYNEYGNDNDDWP